One window of Myripristis murdjan chromosome 8, fMyrMur1.1, whole genome shotgun sequence genomic DNA carries:
- the LOC115364508 gene encoding prostaglandin E2 receptor EP1 subtype-like: protein MLAMQHNNCSGIVAPTPLLNQTRGEVTGVEAQRNNATFCLPSNPTAAGLSMTLGILSNVVALIILAKAYNRFRRRSKATFLLFASSLVATDLAGHVIPGALVLRLYSAGTGPTVADPDSDSLDYPDVPCLFLGGSMVFFGLCPLFLGCGMAAERCLGVTKPLLHAQLVTTARTKMALALIWLVALCVAVLPFFSLGAYTYQYPWTWCFIRVLGHTKGTDLAFVILFSGLGLTCLAVAFVCNTISGITLVRARLRKRSCSHRRLAKSHDIEMVVQLVGIMVSSCICWSPLLIFGLMSVIRSYSGSLDNDKDTYRMLMVTGVRLASWNQILDPWVYILLRRAILKKIYRITKKRASFKGSTFRSIRWDMSSFQSSEKNTVNQI from the exons ATGCTGGCAATGCAGCACAACAACTGCTCAGGCATCGTCGCCCCCACGCCCCTATTGAACCAGACCAGAGGGGAGGTGACTGGGGTCGAGGCACAGAGGAACAATGCCACTTTCTGTCTGCCCAGCAATCCCACAGCTGCTGGTCTCTCCATGACATTGGGCATCCTATCCAATGTGGTTGCCCTCATTATTTTGGCCAAGGCTTATAACCGCTTCCGTCGGCGCTCCAAGGCCACTTTCCTCCTCTTCGCTAGCTCCCTGGTCGCCACCGACCTTGCTGGACATGTCATCCCCGGAGCCCTGGTGTTAAGGCTGTACTCAGCGGGCACTGGGCCCACTGTTGCTGATCCTGACTCGGACTCTCTAGATTATCCTGATGTCCCTTGTCTGTTTCTGGGGGGCAGCATGGTGTTCTTTGGCCTGTGCCCGCTCTTCCTGGGCTGTGGCATGGCTGCAGAGCGCTGCCTGGGCGTCACCAAGCCCCTGCTCCACGCTCAGTTAGTGACCACGGCACGGACTAAGATGGCACTGGCCCTCATCTGGCTGGTGGCGTTATGTGTGGCCGTCCTGCCCTTCTTTAGCCTGGGCGCGTACACGTACCAGTACCCTTGGACCTGGTGCTTCATCAGGGTGTTAGGGCACACCAAAGGGACAGACCTGGCCTTCGTGATTCTGTTCTCTGGCCTGGGTTTGACCTGTCTGGCTGTGGCCTTTGTGTGCAACACCATCAGCGGCATCACGCTGGTGAGAGCCAGGCTGCGGAAGAGGTCCTGCTCACACCGCCGCTTGGCCAAGTCCCATGACATTGAGATGGTGGTCCAGCTGGTTGGGATCATGGTCAGCTCTTGCATCTGCTGGAGCCCCCTGCTG ATCTTTGGACTGATGTCAGTGATACGGTCCTACAGTGGCTCCCTGGACAATGATAAAGACACCTATAGGATGCTGATGGTGACTGGCGTGAGGCTGGCGTCCTGGAACCAGATCCTGGACCCCTGGGTGTACATCCTGCTACGCCGCGCAATCCTCAAGAAGATCTACCGCATCACCAAAAAGCGAGCCAGCTTCAAGGGAAGCACATTCCGCTCTATCCGCTGGGACATGAGCTCCTTTCAGAGctcagagaaaaacactgtcaATCAGATTTAA
- the ilf3b gene encoding interleukin enhancer-binding factor 3 homolog isoform X3 — protein MVTILPPPMRHRSMRIFMNDDRHVMAKHSAIYPTQEELESVQNMVSHTERALKSVSDWLDEQEKGLSKSESDGTDADKEGEHKEQATRSLRGVMRVGLVAKGLLLKGDLDLELVLLCKDKPTITLLKKVSDNLAVQLKAITEDKYVVTQHIRDATIVIKNTKEPPLSLTIHMTSPLVREEVERIAAGETLSVNDPPDVLDRQKCLTALASLRHAKWFQARANGLRSCVIVIRILRDLCARVPTWAPLRGWPLELLCEKAIGTGNRPMGAGEALRRVLECLASGILMADGSGICDPCEKELTDAIAHLSRQQREDITHSAQHALRLSAFGQLHKVLGMDPLPSKMPRKPRSETPIDYTVQIPPSTTYAPPMKRPIEEEEGTDDKSPNKKKKKLQKKSPEEKAEPPQAMNALMRLNQLKPGLQYKLISQTGPVHVPVFTMAVDVDGKTFEASGPSKRTAKLHVAVKVLQDMGLPTGVELKTAEPAKPEEAAAAAAATVEESKPVITPAETTTAATGTVKVEPTDAVETARQQGPILTKHGKNPVMELNEKRRGLKYELISETGGSHDKRFVMEVEIDGQRFQGTGSNKKVAKAYAALAALERLFPEGSATEAAKKKKGPPMHTPGFGMMGGPAGGDVSSPRGRGRGGRGRGRGRGFNNGGGYGQGGFGTYGYGSNANSGYSDFVSDCYGYHEFAT, from the exons ATGGTAACTATTTTG CCTCCTCCAATGCGACATCGCTCCATGCGCATTTTCATGAACGATGACCGTCACGTCATGGCCAAGCATTCGGCCATCTATCCAACTCAGGAGGAGCTGGAAAGTGTACAGAACATGGTGTCCCACACCGAGCGTGCCCTCAAGTCTGTGTCTGATTGGCTCGATGAACAGGAGAAGGGCTTGTCCAAGTCGGAATCTGATGGAACAGATGCTGATAAAGAGGG TGAACACAAGGAGCAGGCCACCCGTTCCCTGCGTGGTGTGATGAGGGTGGGCCTCGTTGCCAAAGGCTTACTACTTAAGGGAGATTTGGATCTGGAACTGGTGCTGCTCTGTAAGGACAAGCCCACCATCACTCTACTGAAGAAGGTGTCAGATAACCTTGCTGTGCAGCTTAAG gcAATCACAGAAGATAAGTATGTGGTAACCCAGCACATCCGTGACGCCACTATCGTCATAAAGAACACCAAGGAGCCTCCCCTCAGCCTCACTATCCACATGACATCCCCGCTGGTCCgtgaggaggtggagaggatcGCTGCAGGAG AAACGCTTTCAGTCAACGATCCCCCGGATGTTCTGGACAGGCAGAAATGCCTAACTGCCTTGGCGTCTCTCCGCCACGCCAAGTGGTTCCAG GCCAGGGCCAACGGGCTGCGCTCCTGTGTCATCGTCATCCGCATCCTGAGGGACCTGTGCGCCCGCGTCCCCACATGGGCTCCGCTTCGTGGCTGG CcactggagctgctctgtgagaAAGCCATTGGCACAGGGAACCGGCCCATGGGGGCAGGAGAAGCTCTGCGCAGAGTTTTAGAATGCCTGGCTTCAGGAATCCTCATGGCAG ATGGTTCTGGAATCTGTGATCCATGTGAGAAAGAGCTGACAGATGCTATTGCTCACCTCAGCCGCCAGCAGAGAGAAGACATTACACACAGCGCACAG CATGCCTTAAGGCTGTCTGCTTTCGGACAGCTTCACAAAGTGCTTGGAATGGATCCCCTCCCCTCTAAGATGCCCAGGAAACCGCGGAGTGAGACCCCTATTGATTACACAG TGCAAATTCCACCAAGTACAACCTATGCACCTCCAATGAAGAGGCCcattgaggaagaggagggaactGATGACAAGAGCCctaacaagaagaagaaaaagctaCAGAAGAAAT CCCCAGAGGAGAAGGCTGAGCCTCCTCAGGCCATGAATGCTTTGATGCGGCTCAACCAGCTGAAGCCTGGTCTGCAGTACAAACTGATATCTCAGACGGGCCCTGTCCATGTTCCAGTCTTCACTATGGCTGTAGATGTGGATGGCAAGACCTTCGAGGCCTCTGGCCCATCCAAACGCACTGCCAAGCTGCATGTAGCTGTCAAG GTCCTGCAGGACATGGGCCTGCCCACAGGAGTGGAGCTCAAGACTGCTGAGCCGGCAAAACCAGAGGAGGCtgcggcagcagcagctgccactGTTGAAGAATCAAAACCAGTAATCACACCGGCTGAAACGACCACAGCTGCAACAGGAACAGTCAAAGTAGAGCCCACTGATGCTGTAGAG ACTGCTCGCCAACAAGGACCAATCCTGACTAAACATGGCAAGAACCCTGTAATGGAGCTGAACGAGAAGCGCCGTGGCCTGAAGTATGAGCTCATCTCAGAGACTGGTGGCAGCCATGACAAGCGCTTCGTCATGGAGGTTGAGATTGATGGCCAGAGGTTCCAGGGGACAGGGTCCAACAAGAAGGTGGCCAAGGCGTACGCTGCCCTGGCTGCTCTGGAGCGGCTCTTCCCTGAGGGCTCTGCGACTGAGGCAGctaaaaagaagaaaggacCACCCATG cATACACCAGGGTTTGGCATGATGGGAGGCCCAGCAGGTGGAGATGTGTCCAGCcccagaggcagagggagaggtggacGGGGCCGTGGAAGAGGCAGAGGCTTCAATAATGGAGGAGGTTATGGCCAAG